In Parasedimentitalea marina, one DNA window encodes the following:
- a CDS encoding DMT family transporter produces MSLLLGLCAALLWAFHDLCVRYVTQQVSVLPALLTVLVCGALIVLPVAVVLGDWQAMTATSYGLSALSGVAFAGASLSLYGAFANGPVRLVAPIIGAYPVLSVGWGVMTGTEVTPHQWGAVLIIIAGVALVAILSNDTRHGGQKIRAVILAVCAGTGFALTFAFAQAAIQHGSDLPVIVATRAAALAVVGLILLATRQGYRPRKTALPLLAGMGFLDATALALVTVAGTQPHPEFAAVSSSLFGLLTVVLAWAILKEPMTRQQWGAAVMVFGGIGYLGF; encoded by the coding sequence TCTGTGCGCCGCTTTGCTCTGGGCCTTTCACGATCTTTGCGTCCGCTATGTCACCCAGCAGGTCAGCGTCTTACCCGCCCTGCTGACGGTGCTGGTCTGTGGCGCATTGATCGTTCTTCCGGTGGCAGTTGTGCTGGGTGACTGGCAGGCGATGACCGCAACCTCTTACGGTCTCAGCGCATTGTCGGGCGTCGCCTTTGCCGGTGCCAGCCTTAGCCTGTACGGCGCCTTTGCAAATGGACCCGTCCGCCTTGTAGCGCCTATCATTGGCGCCTATCCGGTTTTGTCGGTTGGCTGGGGCGTCATGACTGGTACAGAGGTCACCCCGCACCAATGGGGCGCCGTTCTGATCATTATCGCAGGTGTCGCGCTGGTTGCCATTTTATCAAATGATACCCGTCACGGCGGACAAAAAATCCGGGCGGTGATACTTGCGGTCTGTGCTGGCACTGGCTTTGCCCTTACATTTGCTTTTGCCCAGGCAGCGATCCAACACGGCAGCGACTTGCCGGTGATCGTCGCAACCCGCGCTGCTGCACTGGCGGTTGTCGGGCTGATATTGCTCGCGACACGGCAGGGCTACCGGCCCAGAAAAACCGCCCTGCCCTTGCTGGCCGGCATGGGGTTTCTGGACGCCACAGCCCTGGCATTGGTCACCGTTGCTGGCACCCAGCCACATCCAGAATTTGCCGCGGTGTCGTCGTCTTTGTTTGGGCTTCTCACCGTTGTCCTGGCCTGGGCGATCCTCAAAGAGCCCATGACCCGCCAACAATGGGGCGCCGCTGTGATGGTCTTTGGCGGCATCGGGTATTTGGGTTTCTAG